From a single Capsicum annuum cultivar UCD-10X-F1 chromosome 12, UCD10Xv1.1, whole genome shotgun sequence genomic region:
- the LOC107849784 gene encoding uncharacterized protein LOC107849784: protein MFHHFICGSGNFHHQEDEDDDVETFTPCSTPKRSSKRSSLLRNKNSRYNPYADRGLDKFSTLLTNLEDKKQKIYTQMGSEDISLVRFVFSKSNSIKPIIVKLKDKNQTSSSDTDDDKQIIKKNSEFVDKKIIHEISNNISEEQKAKYKRRKLFRNLKLSNFKKPAYYMPLAIILILVFLAIYGRCFAILCTSIGWYIIPIIKASSRRTKRKYAKKLSEKKITFCEGTIFPRSVMDGAKDHKLLGGKHGS from the coding sequence atgtttcatcattttatttgtgGAAGTGGAAACTTTCATCAtcaagaagatgaagatgatgatgtggAAACATTTACTCCTTGTTCAACTCCAAAAAGATCATCAAAAAGAAGTTCATTGTTAAGAAATAAGAATAGTAGATATAATCCTTATGCAGACCGTGGTCTAGACAAATTTTCAACTCTCTTAACCAATCTTgaagacaaaaaacaaaaaatttatactCAAATGGGATCTGAAGACATTTCTTTAGTTCGATTTGTTTTCTCAAAGTCGAATTCAATCAAGCCGATTATTGTCAAATTGAAGGACAAAAATCAAACATCGTCAAGTGACACTGATGATGACAAGCAAATCATCAAGAAGAACTCAGAGTTTGTCGATAAGAAGATCATTCACGagatttcaaataatatttcagaAGAACAAAAAGCGAAATATAAGAGAAGAAAATTATTTAGGAATTTGAAGTTGTCAAATTTCAAGAAGCCAGCTTATTACATGCCACTGGCTATAATCTTGATATTGGTCTTTTTAGCTATTTATGGGAGGTGTTTTGCAATATTGTGTACCTCAATTGGATGGTACATAATTCCAATCATAAAAGCTAGCTCAAGAAGGACAAAAAGGAAGTACGCCAAAAAATTGAGTGAAAAGAAAATTACATTTTGTGAAGGGACAATTTTTCCAAGAAGTGTTATGGATGGAGCAAAAGATCATAAATTACTTGGTGGAAAACATGGATCATAA